The DNA region TTGAGGCTCAGCGCGCCGAGCGACCCGCCCGTCACCAGGACGGTCGGCAGCGTGGGATCCAGACCGAGCAGCGCGGCCGCCTCGGTCCGCGCCCGGCCGGCGTCGCGGTGCCGGGCCGCCACGAGCTCGGCGACCTGGGGACGCAGGGGCAGTCCGGTGACCTGCGCCCCGGGCAACGGCGTGCCGGGGAACGTGACCGCGACGGCCCGGGCCCAGCGCGCTCCGAGGCGGTTCGCCAGGCCCGGTCGCGCATTCTGCTCGTGGATCACCACGGGGATGCCGCGGCGCCGGGCCGCCAGGTAGGCCGGCGTCGCGACGTAGCCGCCGAAGCCGACGACGACCTGCGCGCCCGACCGGTCGATCGCCTGCCCGGCCACGCGGACGGCGGCACGCAGTCGCCCCGGCAGCCGGAACCAGTCGAGCGTCGGCCGGCGCGGCAGCGGGACCCGCGGGACAGTCACCAGCCGGTACCCGTGGGCCGGCACGAGCTCGGCCTCGAGACCCGCTGCGGTGCCCAGGACGACGACCCGGACGTCGGGCCGGCGGCGGCGCAGCTCGTCCGCCACAGCGAGCAGCGGGTTGACGTGACCGGCGGAACCCCCGCCGGCCAGCAGCACGGACTCAAGCACGGGCGCCCCGGGTCGAACGGCCGATCACCGCGAGCGAGCGCCGCACGACGCCCGGCCGGGCAGCGAGCGCCTCGGCCGCACCCGGCTCGTGCCGGGCGAACGACAGCACGACGCCGAGGGCCACCATCGTCGTGATCAGGGCCGAGCCACCGGCCGAGACCAGCGGGAGCGGGACGCCGACCACCGGGAGCAGGCCGATGACGACCGCGATGTTGATCATCGCCTGACCCAGGATCCACGCTGCGATTCCGGCGGTCACGATCTGGACGAACGGGTCGGTGTGCCGCCTGATCACCCGCGTCATCGCCACCGCGAGCACCCCGAACAAGGCGAGCACGAGCAGCGTGCCGAGCAGCCCGAGCTCCTCGCCGAGGATCGCGAAGATGAAGTCGTTGTGCGCCTCGGGCAGGTAGGACCACTTCTCCCGGCTCTCACCGAGGCCCAGGCCGGTCCAGCCGCCGGATGCCAGGCCGTACATGCCCCGGGTGGTCTGGTAGCACTCGTTGAACTTGTCGCAGTCCGGCTCGAAGAACGCCTGGATCCGTCCGACCCGGCTCTCGTTCAGCTGCGCGAGCTGCGAGACGGCGAACGCGGCAAGGACGCCGGCGACGGCGAACATGCGCAGCGGCACGCCCGCCACGAACAGGGCTCCGGCCACCAGGAGGATCAGGATGATCGCGGTCCCCAGGTCGCTGCCGAGCAGGACGAGGCCGATCGCTGCCAGCGCCACGAGAACGCCCGGCACAAGCACGTGAAGCCACCGGTGCAGCAAGGGGCGCTTGCGAGCCAGGACGGCGCCGAGCCAGACGGCCAGGGCCAGCTTGGCGAGCTCGGAAGGCTGGATGGACTGCCCGCCGACCAGGATCCAGTTCCGGTTGCCGTTCGCCTCCACGCCCAGGCCCGGGACGAAGACGAGGAGCTGGAGCACCATGGCGACGGCGAGCGCAGGCCAGGCGATCCGCTTGTACGCCGCGGGCGGCAACCGGCTCGCGACCCACGCGAAAGGCAGCCCGATGATCGCGTACCGCGCCTGGTTGAAGAAGATCGAGTAGGGCGAGGCGCCATGGGTCGCGGTCAGGGAGTCGACGCTCGAGCTCGAGAGCACCATGACCAGCCCGAGCGCGACGAGCATCGCCGATGCCCCGGCGATCAGGTAGTAGCTCGAGACCGCGCTGTTCCACTGCCCGAGGACCGCGCCACGATCCCGTGGGGCGGCCTCGATGTCATGCAGACCCGTCTGGACCGCCACCGTGCGTGCCTCAGCCGTCCGCGGCGGCCCGGTCGCCCGTGCCGAGGTCGGCGACCGCGTCGACGAAGGCCTCGCCACGGTGGGTGTAGGAGCTGAACTGGTCCATCGACGCGGACGCCGGCGCGAGCAGCACCGTGTCACCCGGGCGGGCGAGCCGACGGGCCTGGGACACGGCGCGGTTCATCACCGTCCCAGTGTCGGTCGGATCGATCGACACCACCGGGATTGACGGCGCGTGTCGGCCGAGCGCCTCACGCCACGGCGTCTGGTCCACCCCGATGAGCACCACGGCGCGCAGGCGGTCGGCCCGGGCGAGCACGAGGTCGTCGAACCGTGCGCCCTTGGCCAGGCCACCGGCGATCCACACCACGGAGCCCGCGGCGAACGCGGCGAGCGAGGCCGCCGCAGCGTGCCCGTTGGTCGCCTTGGAGTCGTCGACGTACCGCACGGCACCGACCGTCGCGACGTGCTCGATCCGGTGCGCGCCGGGCCGGTAGCTGCGCAGACCGTCCCGCACCGCCGCTTCACCCACGCCGTGCGCGCGGGCCAAGGCAGCCGCGGCCAGCGCATCGGCGACCACGTGCCCGGCCACGCGAGCATCGGGCCCGGCGAGGTGTGCGAGATCCTCGAGCGTGGCGAGCTCGGCCGCGAAGCCGGCCCGCGACGGGTCGCCCGCAGGTGCGTGGAACGCCCGGTCGACCAGGATCCCGTCGACGACCCCGAACCGGCCCGGTCCCGGCGCGCCGAGCGTGAACCCGACGGCGTGCGCGCCCTCGGCGACGTCGGCGTCGCGCACGAGGCCCTCGACCCGCTCATCGCCCACGGGGTACACGCAAGCGACCTCGACCCCCGCGAAGATCCTGGCCTTGTCCGCGACGTACGCCTCGAACGAGCCGTGCCAGTCGACGTGGTCGACGGCGATGTTCAGGACCGCCGCCGCCTGGGCCGCCATCGTGTGCGTGAAGTGCAGCTGGAAGCTCGAGAGCTCGACGGCGAGCACGTCGTTCGTCGGGTCGGTCGCCGCCTCGAGGACCGCCGCGCCCACGTTCCCCACGGCCGGCCCACGCTCACCGGCAGCCGCAAGGATCGCCGCGAGCATGCCGACGGTCGTCGTCTTGCCGTTCGTCCCGGTCAGGACGAGCCACGGTGCCGGGCCGCCGCCCGCCGACCGGTCGACCCGCAGGCGCCAGGCGAGCTCGACCTCGCTCCAGACCGGGATGCCGCGGCGGGCGGCCTCGGCCAGCACGGGGGCGGACGGCGGCCAGCCCGGGGAGGCGACCACCAGGTCGACCGCGCCGAGGTCCACCTGGGCGGCATCGGCCAGGTCGGCGTCCGGAGCCCGTGCGTCCAGGGTCACGACGGCCGACGGGCCACGGCCCTGTGCGGCGCACGCGGCCAGTGCGGCGACGACCGCCCGTCCCGTGACCGCGAGCCCCGCGACGAGCACCCGCTGCCCGCGAAGGTCGAGGTCGGCCACTACCCGGCCACCCACTCCGTGTAGAAGATGCCGACACCGCCGGCGACGAACAGGCCGGCGATGATCCAGAACCGGATGACGATCGTGACCTCGCCCCAGCCCGAGAGCTCGAAGTGGTGGTGCAGCGGGGCCATCTTGAACACCCGTCTGCCGGTCAGCTTGAAGAAGCCGATCTGGATCACGTCGGAGAGCACGACGAGCACGAACATGCCGCCGATGATCGCCGCGAGGATCTCGGTGCGGGACAGGATCGACAGGCCGGCCAGGGCGCCACCGAGGGCGAGGGCCCCGGTGTCCCCCATGAAGATCTTGGCCGGTGAGGCGTTCCACCACAGGAAGCCGAAGCACGCTCCGGTGATCGCCGCGGCGACGATCGCGAGGTCGAGCGGGTCACGCGTGTCGTAGCAGCGCGCACCCGCCGTCACGAGGTTCTGGCAGCTCTGGTTGGACTGCCAGACCCCGACCAGGACGTACGCGCCGAAGACGATCAGCGAGACGCCGGTCGCCAGGCCGTCGAGGCCGTCGGTGAGGTTGACCGCGTTCGACCAGGCAGTGATCAGGAAGTTCGCCCAGATGACGAAGAGGATGACGCCGAGCGTCGTGCCGGCCCAGGCGAGGTCGATGTTCGTGTCCCGGATGAACGAGATCCGGGTCGAGGCCGGGGTGCGGAAGTTCTGGTTCGGGAACTGCAGGGCGAGCACCGCGAAGGCCAGTCCGATCAGCCCCTGACCGACGATCTTCCATCGGGCCGACAGGCCGAGACTGCGCTGCCGCGAGATCTTGATGAAGTCGTCGAGGAACCCGACCACGCCGAGCCCGGTCATCAGGAAGATGACGAGCATCGCCGACGCGCTCGGCCGGTTGCCGGTCACCAGCCCCGCGCCGCTCCAGCCGATCAGGGTCGCGATGATGATCACGACGCCGCCCATCGTCGGCGTCCCACGCTTGGTGAAGTGCGCGGTCGGGCCGTCCTGGCGGATGAACTGGCCGTACTGCTTACGCACCAGGAAGCGGATGAACAGCGGGGTGGCGAGCAGCGCCACGAGCATCGACAGCCCGCCGGAGATCAGGACAGCCCTCATCCGGCTGTCACCTCGCTGCCGGCGAGGTCGTCGGCAAGCCCGGACAGGCCGGCCTCCGGTGCGGCCTTGACCAGGACGACGTCACCGGGCCTGAGCTCGTCGGCCAGCCACGCGGCCGCGGCCTCGACGTCCGGCAGGATCCGCGTCTCCTCACCGAAGGAGCCCTCCTGGAGGGCGCCGGTGTGGATCGCGCGGACGGTGTCCCCGACCACGACCAGACGGGCGATGTTCAGGCGGACGGCGAGGCGCCCGACGGCGTCGAACGCGGCGATCGCGTCCGGCACGGCCATCCCGCGCACGTCCATCGCACCGAGCACCGCGATGCTGCGGCGTGCACCGCTGCGTACCGCGAGGTCACGGAGCGCGATCCGCACGGTGTCGGGGCCGGCCTCGCCCGACTCGTCGATCACTGTCACGCCGTCCGCGCGCTCGGTGACCCGGGAGACCTGCGGTCCCGACGCGGAACCTGCGTCACCGTGCTCCGGGTCGATGAGCTGGTCGGCGACGGCGAGGAAGACCTCGCGGTCGTTGTACCGGTGGAAGACGCCGGCGATCTCCTGCGTGGGCTCGTGACCCTTGCCCGTGACGATCACCGTGTCCTGGTCTCCGGCGAGGCCGACGGCGAACCTGATCGCCTCGGCGCGCGAGGGGGCCTCGTGCACGTCGTGCAGGTCGGGCCGCTCGGCGCGGACACCGTCGAGGATCGCGGCACGGATCTCCTGCGGTGGCTCGGAGCGAGGGTTCTCGTCGGTGACGACCAGGACGTCGGCCAGCCGGGCCGCGATCTCGCCCATCATCGGTCGCTTGCCCCGGTCGCGGTCCCCGTCCGACCCGAACACGATCACCAGGCGCCCGGGGGTGATCGGCCGCACGGCCTCGAGCGCCAGCACCAGGGCATCCGGGGTGTGCGCGTAGTCGACCAGGCACAACGGCAGGCCACGGCCGCGTTCGACGACGCGCTCCATCCGGCCCGGGATCGCGTGCGCCGTCCCGACCGCCGTCGCGGCTGCGTCCAGCGCGATGCCGGCGCGGTATGCGAGCACGACGGCGAGCGCTGCGTTGGAGACGTTGACCAGCCCGGGCAGGGGGCTCGCCGCCGCGACCTGCTCACCGTCCGGCCCGGAGAGGGTGAACGTCGAGCCGACGCCGTCCAGCCCGATCGTCGCGTCGGAGACCCGCCAGTCGGCCGTCGCCGCGCCGACCGAGCCGTCGCGCGTGGCCACGGTGTCCACCGGGATCCTCGCCTCGGCGGCGAGCCGGACGCCCCAGGCGTCATCGACGCACACGACGCCCCGGCGGGCGCTCTCGGGCGCGAACAGCCGCGCCTTGTCGCGGAAGTAGCCCTCCATGTCGCCGTGGAAGTCCAGGTGGTCCCGCTGGAGGTTCGTGAAGCCGACCACGTCGAACTGGAGACCACCGACCCGCTCGAGCGCGAGGGCGTGCGAGGAGACCTCCATCGCGCACGCCGTCGCACCCCGCTCGTTCATCAGGGCGAACAGACCGTGCAGCACGGGGGCCTCGACGGTCGTACGCGGGCTCTCGATCGCCTCGGCGCCGATCCGCAGCTCGACGGTGCCGATCACCGAGGTCAGCCGGTGCGCGGTGCGCAGCGCCGCATCGACGAAGTAGCACGTGGTCGTCTTGCCGTTCGTGCCGGTGATCCCGACGACCGTCACCTCGCGGGCGGGATACCGGTAGAACCATGCCGAGACCTCGCCGAGCAGGGTGCGCGGGCCGGTCTCCCCGGTGACCAGCACCGGGACGTCGACGCCGCCCGACGTGATCCGCCGCAGGCCGTCGCCGTCGGTCAGCACCGCGACAGCGCCTGCGGCCAGGGCCTGCTCGACGAAGTCGGCGCCGTGGGCCCGCAGACCCGGCAGTGCGACGAAGAGGTCACCGGGCTGGACGTCGGCCGAGCCGACAGCGACACCGGTCAGCAGCACGTCGTCGGCAGAAGGACCTGCGCCACCCGGGTGGACGGTCAGGCCGAAGGTGTGTGCGAGGTCGCCGAGGTGACGGGAGGCATGATGCTGTGGGCGCATCCGGCCCTGCGGGGACGTCACGGGCTCGAATCTACCGTCAGGCCAGCACCGTGCCGCGCGCTCACTCGTAGGTCGTGGGGATCAGGTCCGGCTGGGTCCCGCTCGGCGGGATGCCCAGGTACTGCAGCGCGTACCCGGCGACCTCGCTGAACACCGGCGCCGCGACGGCACCACCGTAGATCGAGGTCTTGGGGTCGTAGAGCGTGACGTTGACGACGATGCGCGGGTCGTCGGCCGGGGCGATGCCGATGAACGAGGCGACGTTCTTGATCACGCCACCACCCTCGAACGCCTGCGAGGTACCGGTCTTGCCGGCGATCCGGTAGCCGGGCACCGCGGCGTTCCCGCCCGTCCCCTCAACGACAGCGCTCTCGAGCATCTGCACGAGCGTGTCCGCGGTCTGCTCGCTGACGACCTGCTGCGGCTCGGCGAGCTCGGTCGCGTGGAAGATGCCGTCCGGGCCGGTCACGCCGCTGACCAGGTGCGGCTGGATCCGCACGCCGCCGTTCGCGAGCGTCGCGTACACCTGGGTCGCCTGGAGGGTCGTGACACCGACGCCCTGCCCGAACAGGACGGCGTACTCGGTCCGCCCGTCCCAGTCCTCGGCGGTGTGCAGCAGGCCGGCCGACTCCCCCGGGAGGCCGACGCCGGTGGTCGTGCCGAAGCCGAACTTCGTCAGGTAGTCGTGCCGCACCTGCGTCGGCAGCTGCGAGCCGACCATGACCGTGCCGGTGTTGGACGACTCGGCCAGGATCCCGTTGAGGGTCAGCTTGAGCTCGGGGTGCTCGTGCGAGTCCTTGAACGACTGCCCGTTCGGCACCGCGAAGGTGTACGGGACCAGGTACTGGGACGTCGGCGTGGCGAGGCCCGTCTCGAGGATCGCGGCCATCGCGATCACCTTGGCGGTGGAGCCCGGCTCGTAGACCGATGCCGCTGCCCGGCTCGCGGTCGGGCTCCCGGGGTCGTTGGGGTCGACCGACCCCGAGTCGGCCAGGGCGAGGATCTCGCCCGTCCGGACGTCGATGATCTCCACGACGCCCCACTCCGCCCCGGTGGCAGCCATCTGCTCGTCGAGGGCCTGCTGCGACATGTAGTTGAGGTCGCGATCGATCGTCAGCGTGAGGTCCTGGCCCGGCACGGCCGGCACGAGGTCGTCCTCCCCGCTCGGGATGCGCTGGCCGCGGGCGCCCTGCTCGTACGTCTCGGAACCGGCCTCCCCGGCGAGCGCCTCGTCG from Cellulomonas sp. KRMCY2 includes:
- the murG gene encoding undecaprenyldiphospho-muramoylpentapeptide beta-N-acetylglucosaminyltransferase, giving the protein MLESVLLAGGGSAGHVNPLLAVADELRRRRPDVRVVVLGTAAGLEAELVPAHGYRLVTVPRVPLPRRPTLDWFRLPGRLRAAVRVAGQAIDRSGAQVVVGFGGYVATPAYLAARRRGIPVVIHEQNARPGLANRLGARWARAVAVTFPGTPLPGAQVTGLPLRPQVAELVAARHRDAGRARTEAAALLGLDPTLPTVLVTGGSLGALSLNTAVAGVAADLLAAGAQILHLTGAGKADAVRAAVAAVTRDARPGVALRYQVREYLAEMHQALAVADLVLARSGAGIVSELAALGLPAVYVPLPIGNGEQRLNAGPVVQAGGGVLVADADLTPQWLRSHVIPLLADPDRLAAMGAAARTVGVTDGAARVADLVEGLA
- the ftsW gene encoding putative lipid II flippase FtsW, with the translated sequence MAVQTGLHDIEAAPRDRGAVLGQWNSAVSSYYLIAGASAMLVALGLVMVLSSSSVDSLTATHGASPYSIFFNQARYAIIGLPFAWVASRLPPAAYKRIAWPALAVAMVLQLLVFVPGLGVEANGNRNWILVGGQSIQPSELAKLALAVWLGAVLARKRPLLHRWLHVLVPGVLVALAAIGLVLLGSDLGTAIILILLVAGALFVAGVPLRMFAVAGVLAAFAVSQLAQLNESRVGRIQAFFEPDCDKFNECYQTTRGMYGLASGGWTGLGLGESREKWSYLPEAHNDFIFAILGEELGLLGTLLVLALFGVLAVAMTRVIRRHTDPFVQIVTAGIAAWILGQAMINIAVVIGLLPVVGVPLPLVSAGGSALITTMVALGVVLSFARHEPGAAEALAARPGVVRRSLAVIGRSTRGARA
- the murD gene encoding UDP-N-acetylmuramoyl-L-alanine--D-glutamate ligase — its product is MADLDLRGQRVLVAGLAVTGRAVVAALAACAAQGRGPSAVVTLDARAPDADLADAAQVDLGAVDLVVASPGWPPSAPVLAEAARRGIPVWSEVELAWRLRVDRSAGGGPAPWLVLTGTNGKTTTVGMLAAILAAAGERGPAVGNVGAAVLEAATDPTNDVLAVELSSFQLHFTHTMAAQAAAVLNIAVDHVDWHGSFEAYVADKARIFAGVEVACVYPVGDERVEGLVRDADVAEGAHAVGFTLGAPGPGRFGVVDGILVDRAFHAPAGDPSRAGFAAELATLEDLAHLAGPDARVAGHVVADALAAAALARAHGVGEAAVRDGLRSYRPGAHRIEHVATVGAVRYVDDSKATNGHAAAASLAAFAAGSVVWIAGGLAKGARFDDLVLARADRLRAVVLIGVDQTPWREALGRHAPSIPVVSIDPTDTGTVMNRAVSQARRLARPGDTVLLAPASASMDQFSSYTHRGEAFVDAVADLGTGDRAAADG
- the mraY gene encoding phospho-N-acetylmuramoyl-pentapeptide-transferase, with the protein product MRAVLISGGLSMLVALLATPLFIRFLVRKQYGQFIRQDGPTAHFTKRGTPTMGGVVIIIATLIGWSGAGLVTGNRPSASAMLVIFLMTGLGVVGFLDDFIKISRQRSLGLSARWKIVGQGLIGLAFAVLALQFPNQNFRTPASTRISFIRDTNIDLAWAGTTLGVILFVIWANFLITAWSNAVNLTDGLDGLATGVSLIVFGAYVLVGVWQSNQSCQNLVTAGARCYDTRDPLDLAIVAAAITGACFGFLWWNASPAKIFMGDTGALALGGALAGLSILSRTEILAAIIGGMFVLVVLSDVIQIGFFKLTGRRVFKMAPLHHHFELSGWGEVTIVIRFWIIAGLFVAGGVGIFYTEWVAG
- a CDS encoding UDP-N-acetylmuramoyl-L-alanyl-D-glutamate--2,6-diaminopimelate ligase, with the translated sequence MTSPQGRMRPQHHASRHLGDLAHTFGLTVHPGGAGPSADDVLLTGVAVGSADVQPGDLFVALPGLRAHGADFVEQALAAGAVAVLTDGDGLRRITSGGVDVPVLVTGETGPRTLLGEVSAWFYRYPAREVTVVGITGTNGKTTTCYFVDAALRTAHRLTSVIGTVELRIGAEAIESPRTTVEAPVLHGLFALMNERGATACAMEVSSHALALERVGGLQFDVVGFTNLQRDHLDFHGDMEGYFRDKARLFAPESARRGVVCVDDAWGVRLAAEARIPVDTVATRDGSVGAATADWRVSDATIGLDGVGSTFTLSGPDGEQVAAASPLPGLVNVSNAALAVVLAYRAGIALDAAATAVGTAHAIPGRMERVVERGRGLPLCLVDYAHTPDALVLALEAVRPITPGRLVIVFGSDGDRDRGKRPMMGEIAARLADVLVVTDENPRSEPPQEIRAAILDGVRAERPDLHDVHEAPSRAEAIRFAVGLAGDQDTVIVTGKGHEPTQEIAGVFHRYNDREVFLAVADQLIDPEHGDAGSASGPQVSRVTERADGVTVIDESGEAGPDTVRIALRDLAVRSGARRSIAVLGAMDVRGMAVPDAIAAFDAVGRLAVRLNIARLVVVGDTVRAIHTGALQEGSFGEETRILPDVEAAAAWLADELRPGDVVLVKAAPEAGLSGLADDLAGSEVTAG
- a CDS encoding penicillin-binding protein 2: MRRTHADPARTTAARTTAARSTAARTIAARRPRTSTLAARSVATVGSAVRTGVPRRRQAVMLAFVLALLAVYSGRLIQVQGLEGPALATEALDLRLNTISIPGDRGDILDTNGVVLATSVERYNIVANQEQVAQWKAGPDSVSEAAALLSPLIGIPAPELGAKMLGVRQFVYLAKGVAPDVYREVMDLGISGISGERTTERVYPAGSTAGNLIGFVGAEGYGQAGFEQTFDEALAGEAGSETYEQGARGQRIPSGEDDLVPAVPGQDLTLTIDRDLNYMSQQALDEQMAATGAEWGVVEIIDVRTGEILALADSGSVDPNDPGSPTASRAAASVYEPGSTAKVIAMAAILETGLATPTSQYLVPYTFAVPNGQSFKDSHEHPELKLTLNGILAESSNTGTVMVGSQLPTQVRHDYLTKFGFGTTTGVGLPGESAGLLHTAEDWDGRTEYAVLFGQGVGVTTLQATQVYATLANGGVRIQPHLVSGVTGPDGIFHATELAEPQQVVSEQTADTLVQMLESAVVEGTGGNAAVPGYRIAGKTGTSQAFEGGGVIKNVASFIGIAPADDPRIVVNVTLYDPKTSIYGGAVAAPVFSEVAGYALQYLGIPPSGTQPDLIPTTYE